In the genome of Calliopsis andreniformis isolate RMS-2024a chromosome 10, iyCalAndr_principal, whole genome shotgun sequence, one region contains:
- the Tor gene encoding serine/threonine-protein kinase Tor isoform X1 — MSNTLVQQFVQRLKSRNEEIRNKAARDLCLYVKTELREASQEEITAFMDEFNHHIFEMVSGSDVNEKKGGILAIVCLIGADVGNINTRTIRFANYLRNLLPSNDVGVMELAAKTVGKLALVSGTYTAEYVEFEVKRAFEWLGGDRHEGKRHAAVLVLRELAVSMPTYFFQQVTPFFELIFNAIRDPKPVIREGAVEALRAALIVTAQRETAKQMHKSQWYKQCYDEIVAGFEEVYTRERGVNREDRIHGSLLILNELLRCSNIQWERNYETLMERLNCSTQQNENDILSLMPRLKTTIVSKWSNSSQNSFNSQQTLYPAHESAVCRCLMQEKLDDIYNDVMNQRMSRNPHIQHALMMLLPRLAAFNKEKFTKDHLRESLTYLLMTLRSREKDRYAAFTTIGFIAVAVEDSINPYLPKIMEVIKNLLPSKEVPSKKRGTSLEPAVFICITLLGHAVKQVIDADVRDILESMLTTGLSPILTTTLRELAHSVPLLKPDISQGLLRMLSQVLMQKPLRHPGAPRIPTSPISAAPMEVDIPSTVLALKTLGTFNFDGNPLLQFVRRCADHFLTFEQAEVRLEAVRTCSRLLRLALSQPGPTVTNTVSTVLGKLLVVGITDTDPDVRLWVLASLDDSFDIHLAQAENLSALFIAMNDEMFEIRELAIRTIGRLSTMNPAYVMPSLRKTLIQFLTELEHSGMGRNKEQAARMLDHLVVSAPRLIRPYMEPILKVLVPKLKEPESNPGVILAILRAIGDLAEVNGAEMQQWMSELLSILLEMLVDASSPEKRGVALWVLGQLVGSTGHVVKPYMQYPSLLDVLINFLKTEQQPIIRRETIRVLGLLGALDPYKHKMNLGQIDSQLDTLTSMADTKSEVENTQDLTTSEMLVNMSSSTLEEYYPAIAIATLMRIIRDPTLSQHHTMVVQAVTFIFKSLGIKCVPYISQVMPSFLNVVRTADVNFREYLFQQLAILIAIVKQHIRNYLDDIFNLIKEFWTVNSPLQSTLILLVEHIAVALGAEFKIYLPQLMPQILRVLTHDTSKDRSVTVKLLQALQKFGNNLDNYLHLVLPPIVKLFHATDCPITVNKVALETVDHLADTLDFTDFASRIVHPLVRTLDQCPELRATAMDTLCALVIQLGKKYQIFISLVQKVMTKHKIVSPRYEVLIDKILTETTVADGEDYLLMRHRHSRNKNRDLSLTSSDTTTIKRLHVSASNLQKAWTATRRVSKDDWLEWLRSLSIGLLKESPSPALRSCWALAQTYSQLPRDLFNAAFVSCWTELDDTYRTELIQTLQQALMVPDLPEITQTILNLAEFMEHCDKGPLPLDNKILGERAMHCRAYAKALHYKEDEFHKSRNSNVFESLISINNKLQQKEAAEGLLEYVMNQNNQQDLKVQIRWYEKLHNWDKALQLYRERLESDPADVESNLGEMRCLEALGEWGQLHDVATKQWANQSDETKQRMARMAAAAAWGLSQWESMERYVSLIPKDTQDGAFYRAVLAIHDEQYNIAHQLIDSARDLLDTELTAMAGESYQRAYNAMVEVQKLAELEEVIQFKLVPERRSTIKSMWWERLQGGQRIVEDWQKIIQVHTLVVSPQDDMYTWLKYASLCRKSGSLMLCHKTLVMLLGVDPSLTPDQPLPTTHPQVTFAYCKHMWVANKREEAYSQLQRFVQTSLQPTTVSVVGQEDEKQQEARKRLLARCYLKLGEWLEALKGINEHSIPAVLSYYAAATEHDPTWYKAWHAFAYTNFESVLFYKHQQGDSSNIESTPGNGTRNNLSSAQYISKFTVPAVEGFFRSINLSHGNSLQDTLRLLTLWFDYGQWPEVYEAIVEGIRLIEINTWLQVIPQLIARIDTPRALVGRCIHHLLIDIGKTHPQALVYPLTVASKSASHARKTAANKILKSMCEHSPTLVQQAMMASDELIRVAILWHELWHEGLEEASRLYFGERNVRGMFDTLEPLHAMLERGPQTLKETSFNQAYGRDLMEAQEWCHRYKASRDVRDLNQAWDLYYHVFRRISRQLPQLTSLELQYVSPKLLLCRDLELAVPGSYSPGQSIVRIASIHSSMQVITSKQRPRKLCIKGSNGKDYMFLLKGHEDLRQDERVMQLFGLVNTLLLHDPDTFRRNLTIQRYAVIPLSTNSGLIGWVPHCDTLHTLIRDYREKKKILLNIEHKIMLRMAPGYDHLMLMQKVEVFEHALEHTHGDDLSRLLWLKSPSSEVWFDRRTNYTRSLAVMSMVGYILGLGDRHPSNLMLDRLSGKILHIDFGDCFEVAMTREKFPEKIPFRLTRMLINAMEVTGIEGTYRRTCESVMSVLHRNKDSLMAVLEAFVYDPLLNWRLMDNAAPKGKRSDAQGMSASSNQEHSDTLDSLTATLPKKGVPCSVENGGDTNQPEALNKKALAIITRVRDKLTGRDFSHEETLSVQRQVDLLIQQATNNENLCQCYIGWCPFW, encoded by the exons ATGTCAAATACacttgtacaacagtttgtacaGAGACTTAAATCTCGAAATGAAGAGATACGTAACAAAGCGGCAAGAGACCTATGTCTCTATGTTAAAACAGAGTTGCGAGAAGCATCACAGGAAGAAATTACAGCTTTTATGGATGAATTTAACCATCATATATTTGAAATGGTATCTGGGTCGGATGTGAATGAGAAAAAGGGGGGAATATTGGCTATAGTTTGCCTTATAGGAGCAGATGTAGGAAACATTAATACAAGAACTATAAGGTTTGCAAACTATCTGAGAAATTTATTACCTTCGAATGACGTAGGAGTTATGGAACTAGCTGCTAAAACTGTTGGAAAATTAGCACTAGTTTCAGGTACATACACAGCAGAATATGTAGAATTTGAAGTAAAGCGTGCCTTTGAATGGCTTGGTGGAGATAGACACGAAGGTAAAAGACATGCTGCTGTTCTTGTTTTAAGAGAACTTGCTGTTTCTATGCCAACATACTTTTTTCAACAAGTGACTCCATTCTTTGAACTTATATTTAATGCGATACGCGATCCTAAACCTGTGATAAGAGAAGGTGCTGTAGAAGCATTACGAGCTGCTTTAATCGTTACTGCTCAGAGGGAGACAGCAAAGCAAATGCACAAGTCTCAATGGTACAAGCAGTGTTACGATGAAATAGTAGCAGGATTTGAGGAAGTATATACTAGAGAAAGAGGAGTTAACAGAGAAGATAGAATACATGGGtcgttattaatattaaatgaattacTTAGATGCAGCAATATCCAATGGGAAAGAAATTATGAAACTTTAATGGAGAGATTGAACTGTTCTACACAACAAAACGAAAATGACATATTATCCTTGATGCCACGATTAAAAACAACTATTGTATCTAAATGGTCCAATTCGTCTCAGAATTCTTTTAATTCCCAGCAGACATTGTATCCAGCACATGAATCCGCAGTTTGTCGTTGTTTAATGCAAGAAAAGTTAGACGATATTTACAATGATGTAATGAATCAAAGAATGTCTAGAAATCCGCATATTCAACACGCCCTGATGATGTTGTTGCCTAGGCTTGCTGCATTTAACAAAGAAAAATTCACAAAAGATCATTTACGAGAATCATTGACGTACCTTCTAATGACATTACGAAGCAGAGAAAAGGATAGGTACGCCGCGTTTACTACAATTGGATTTATAGCAGTTGCAGTAGAGGATTCGATAAACCCTTATCTTCCGAAGATCATGgaagtaattaaaaatttattaccATCTAAAGAAGTACCGTCTAAGAAACGCGGTACTTCCTTAGAACCTGCAGTATTCATTTGTATAACTCTTCTGGGTCATGCTGTGAAACAAGTTATAGACGCTGATGTGAGAGATATATTGGAATCCATGTTAACAACTGGGTTAAGTCCGATTCTTACAACTACTCTTCGAGAATTAGCTCATAGTGTTCCATTGTTGAAACCTGACATCTCACAAGGTCTTTTAAGAATGTTGTCTCAAGTCTTGATGCAAAAGCCGCTCCGGCACCCCGGTGCGCCACGAATTCCAACCAGTCCTATATCTGCTGCACCAATGGAAGTGGATATTCCATCTACCGTCTTAGCGTTAAAGACTCTTGGAACGTTTAATTTTGATGGAAATCCCCTTTTGCAATTTGTAAGACGATGCGCGGATCACTTCCTTACATTTGAACAAGCAGAGGTGCGATTAGAAGCTGTGAGAACGTGTTcaagattattacgattggctTTAAGTCAACCAGGGCCTACAGTGACCAATACTGTTTCTACTGTTCTTGGAAAATTGTTAGTTGTTGGTATCACAGATACAGATCCAGACGTAAGGCTTTGGGTGTTAGCTTCTTTAGACGATTCTTTTGATATTCATCTAGCACAAGCCGAAAATTTGTCCGCTTTGTTTATTGCAATGAATGATGAAATGTTTGAGATCCGAGAGTTAGCAATTCGCACGATCGGACGATTAAGCACAATGAATCCAGCTTATGTTATGCCTTCTTTACGTAAAactttaatacaatttttaacgGAATTAGAACACTCAGGCATGGGTCGTAACAAAGAACAAGCTGCCCGTATGTTGGATCATTTAGTTGTCAGTGCGCCAAGACTCATAAGGCCGTACATGGAACCGATTTTGAAAGTCCTTGTCCCGAAGTTAAAGGAACCGGAATCAAACCCTGGCGTAATTTTAGCTATACTACGCGCAATAGGTGACTTAGCAGAAGTGAATGGTGCTGAAATGCAACAATGGATGTCAGAACTTTTATCTATACTTCTTGAAATGCTAGTAGATGCTAGTTCTCCGGAAAAAAGAGGAGTTGCTTTATGGGTTCTTGGCCAACTAGTTGGAAGTACAGGGCATGTTGTGAAACCGTACATGCAATATCCTTCGTTATTAGATGTTTTAATAAACTTCTTGAAAACCGAACAGCAACCCATTATCAGAAGGGAAACTATAAGAGTTCTTGGACTATTGGGCGCTTTAGATCCATACAAACATAAGATGAATCTTGGTCAAATAGATTCCCAATTGGACACCCTTACATCTATGGCTGATACTAAGAGCGAAGTTGAAAATACACAAGATCTAACGACTAGCGAAATGTTAGTGAATATGTCTTCGTCGACGCTGGAGGAATATTAcccagcgattgccatagcaacgCTCATGAGGATTATTCGTGATCCCACGTTATCGCAACATCATACTATGGTGGTTCAAGCAGtgacttttatatttaaaagcTTAGGAATTAAATGCGTACCGTACATCTCTCAAGTGATGCCAAGTTTCCTGAATGTAGTCCGTACAGCTGATGTCAATTTTCGCGAGTATTTGTTTCAACAACTGGCTATTCTCATTGCCATTGTGAAACAACATATTAGAAATTATTTAGACgacatatttaatttaattaaagaaTTCTGGACCGTGAATAGTCCGTTGCAAAGCACACTGATACTTCTAGTCGAGCATATTGCTGTTGCACTCGGTGCTGAGTTCAAAATTTATTTGCCACAATTGATGCCACAAATATTGAGAGTTCTAACACATGACACGAGTAAGGATAGATCAGTTACTGTGAAACTTCTTCAAGCGCTTcaaaagtttggaaataatttaGACAACTATCTTCATTTAGTGTTACCGCCAATCGTTAAGCTATTTCACGCTACTGATTGTCCAATAACTGTGAACAAAGTAGCTCTTGAAACTGTCGATCATTTGGCAGATACATTAGATTTTACTGACTTTGCATCCAGGATTGTTCATCCTTTGGTACGAACATTGGATCAATGTCCCGAGCTACGAGCGACAGCAATGGATACATTATGTGCATTAGTCATTCAATTAGGGAAAAAGTATCAAATCTTTATATCGTTGGTACAAAAAGTAatgacgaagcataaaattgttaGCCCACGTTACGAAGTTCTAATTGATAAAATTTTGACGGAAACTACCGTGGCCGATGGAGAAGATTATCTATTGATGAGGCACCGACATTCGAGAAATAAGAATCGTGATTTGTCTCTAACATCATCGGATACTACTACGATAAAAAGATTACATGTATCCGCTTCAAATCTGCAAAAGGCATGGACGGCAACTAGAAGAGTTTCAAAGGATGATTGGCTCGAATGGTTAAGAAGTTTGTCTATCGGTTTACTCAAAGAATCGCCCTCACCGGCATTGAGATCTTGCTGGGCTCTCGCACAGACTTATTCTCAATTACCTAGAGATTTATTCAATGCGGCATTCGTTTCCTGTTGGACTGAGTTGGATGACACGTACAGAACAGAACTCATTCAGACGTTACAGCAAGCATTAATGGTTCCGGATCTTCCAGAAATAACGCAAACGATTTTGAACCTTGCAGAATTTATGGAGCATTGCGATAAGGGTCCCCTACCCCTAGACAATAAAATTTTAGGCGAACGAGCAATGCATTGCAGAGCTTACGCGAAAGCTTTGCATTACAAAGAAGATGAATTTCATAAGAGCAGAAACAGTAATGTTTTTGAATCTCTAATTTCTATTAATAATAAACTTCAACAAAAAGAAGCTGCTGAAGGTTTATTAGAATATGTTATGAATCAAAATAATCAGCAAGATTTAAAGGTGCAGATACGATGGTACGAAAAATTACATAATTGGGATAAAGCTTTGCAATTATATAGAGAAAGGTTGGAAAGTGATCCGGCAGATGTGGAATCGAACCTAGGCGAAATGCGTTGCTTAGAGGCTCTTGGTGAATGGGGGCAATTGCACGACGTTGCAACCAAACAGTGGGCAAATCAAAGCGATGAAACTAAACAGAGAATGGCCAGAATGGCAGCAGCCGCTGCATGGGGTCTCAGCCAGTGGGAAAGCATGGAAAGATACGTTTCACTGATACCGAAGGATACTCAAGATGGTGCCTTTTACCGAGCTGTTCTAGCGATTCATGACGAGCAATACAATATCGCTCATCAACTGATCGATAGTGCCAGAGATTTATTGGACACAGAGCTAACTGCAATGGCTGGTGAAAGTTATCAGAGGGCTTACAACGCAATGGTAGAAGTTCAGAAATTAGCAGAGCTAGAAGAAGTAATACAATTCAAACTAGTCCCAGAAAGAAGATCGACGATTAAATCTATGTGGTGGGAGAGACTTCAAGGTGGGCAacggatagttgaagattggcaAAAGATCATACAAGTTCATACGCTGGTAGTTTCCCCACAAGACGATATGTATACATGGTTAAAGTATGCTAGTCTATGCAGAAAGAGCGGCAGCTTGATGTTGTGTCATAAAACATTAGTTATGTTGCTTGGAGTAGATCCATCGCTGACGCCTGATCAACCATTACCAACCACTCATCCCCAGGTGACATTCGCTTATTGCAAACACATGTGGGTGGCAAATAAACGAGAGGAGGCATACAGTCAATTGCAGAGATTTGTACAAACCTCGTTACAACCAACGACCGTGTCGGTAGTAGGCCAAGAAGATGAAAAACAGCAAGAAGCAAGAAAAAGGTTATTAGCTAGATGTTATCTGAAACTTGGAGAATGGTTAGAGGCTTTAAAAGGCATAAACGAACATTCTATACCAGCTGTACTCTCTTATTATGCTGCAGCTACGGAACATGATCCGACTTGGTACAAAGCATGGCATGCTTTTGCATATACCAATTTCGAAAGTGTCTTATTTTATAAACACCAGCAAGGCGATTCCTCGAATATCGAAAGTACACCGGGAAATGGGACACGTAACAATCTTTCCAGTGCACAATATATATCGAAGTTCACTGTGCCAGCAGTAGAAGGGTTTTTTCGATCTATCAATCTTTCTCACGGTAATTCATTGCAAGATACGCTTCGGTTATTGACACTGTGGTTCGATTACGGTCAGTGGCCAGAAGTATACGAAGCTATTGTAGAAGGCATTCGATTGATTGAAATCAATACTTGGCTACAGGTAATTCCTCAACTCATAGCAAGGATAGATACGCCCAGAGCTTTGGTTGGTCGATGTATACATCATCTTCTAATAGATATTGGAAAAACACATCCTCAAGCTTTAGTTTACCCTTTAACTGTGGCATCGAAGAGTGCCAGTCATGCTAGAAAAACAGCTGCGAATAAAATTCTCAAAAGCATGTGCGAACACAGTCCAACTCTAGTACAACAAGCAATGATGGCTAGTGACGAGCTGATCCGAGTTGCTATTCTTTGGCACGAGTTATGGCACGAAGGACTAGAAGAAGCTAGCAGACTATATTTCGGAGAAAGAAACGTTCGAGGAATGTTTGATACATTGGAACCTTTACATGCCATGTTGGAAAGAGGTCCACAAACTTTAAAAGAAACTTCCTTTAATCAAGCCTATGGCAGAGACTTGATGGAAGCACAAGAATGGTGTCATAGATATAAAGCATCGCGTGACGTTAGAGATTTAAATCAAGCCTGGGATTTGTATTATCACGTTTTTAGACGAATATCTCGACAGTTGCCACAATTAACCAGTTTAGAGCTTCAATATGTCAGTCCGAAATTGCTTCTTTGCAGAGATTTAGAACTAGCTGTACCAGGAAGTTATAGCCCTGGTCAATCGATAGTAAGAATAGCGAGTATACATAGTTCTATGCAAGTAATAACGAGCAAACAACGACCACGAAAATTGTGTATAAAAG GTAGTAACGGTAAAGATTACATGTTCCTCTTGAAAGGACACGAAGATCTCAGACAGGATGAACGTGTGATGCAATTATTTGGTCTTGTCAATACTCTGTTATTACACGATCCAGATACGTTTAGAAGAAATCTTACTATCCAA AGGTACGCTGTAATACCGCTATCCACGAATAGTGGCTTAATTGGTTGGGTACCTCATTGCGATACGTTACATACACTGATCAGAGACTacagagaaaagaagaaaatattacTAAACATAGAGCATAAAATAATGTTAAGA ATGGCTCCAGGTTATGATCATCTTATGCTTATGCAAAAGGTCGAAGTGTTTGAACATGCTCTCGAACACACGCACGGCGATGACTTATCACGGCTTCTTTGGCTAAAATCACCTTCGAGCGAAGTATGGTTTGATCGTAGGACAAATTATACGCGGTCTCtcgctgttatgtctatggtgGGATATATCTTGGGTCTTGGAGATCGACACCCATCAAATTTAATGTTAGATCGTTTAAGTGGAAAAATATTACATATTGATTTTGGGGATTGCTTCGAAGTGGCCATGACTCGTGAGAAATTCCCGGAAAAAATACCTTTTCGGTTGACTCGAATGTTGATCAACGCGATGGAAGTAACGGGAATCGAGGGCACGTACAGAAGGACTTGCGAATCCGTGATGTCAGTGTTGCACCGAAATAAAGACAGCTTAATGGCAGTATTAGAGGCGTTTGTCTACGATCCTCTTTTGAATTGGAGATTAATGGACAACGCTGCGCCAAAAGGTAAAAGATCTGATGCCCAAGGGATGAGCGCTAGTAGCAATCAAGAACATAGCGACACATTGGATTCTCTAACCGCCACATTACCAAAAAAAGGAGTTCCATGTAGCGTCGAGAATGGAG GTGATACCAATCAACCAGAGGCACTGAACAAAAAAGCCCTTGCTATTATAACAAGAGTGAGAGACAAATTAACAGGGCGTGACTTCTCTCATGAAGAAACATTAAGCGTTCAACGTCAGGTTGACCTTTTGATTCAACAAGCTACCAATAATGAGAATTTATGCCAATGCTATATTGGATG GTGTCCCTTCTGGTAA